In Limnothrix sp. FACHB-406, the DNA window CAAAATCTAAATTTCTAGACTTCTAGAATCCCAATTTCTAAATTTCTAAAAGACTGCATCCAAAACGCGATCGGGTGACGTACTCCAATCGAGCGATCGCGCAGGGTGGCTGATCTCAGTGCAGCCTGTTGGTCAATGGGCCTGGTGTGCAATAGGCGCGCAATATTTTTGTGCAACTTTCAATACAACCGGCCGTTAGTACAACCGGCCGTTAGTGCAACCGGCCTTGCTTCTGCGCGATCGCCCCGAGGTCTCAAACCCGATTTTGATTTCAGGATGATCTTTCATGCGCCATAATCCATTGCCCCGTCCTGTTGCCCAAGGTGCTGTTTCTGCCGTTCGCTGGCGATTGTGGGTGCGATCGGCCCTGTTGTTTGTGCTTAGTGGTTTGTTAACCGTTGTATTTCACGGTTTTGCCCTGGCTCCAGTGGGTGGCCCAGGGGCGGCCTGGGCGGGCGATCGCCCTATGCTCGTGGAAGCGAGCCAGTTTGGCCCGATGCAGCCAGCAAATTTGCTCGATCGCGCCGTGTATCAAAATCTGCAAGCGGCCAAGGCAACCCTGTTGGCCAGCGGAGCCAAAGCCAGCGAGCTAAAAACCTTTGTGGCCAAAATGAGCACCGCTGAGACAGTGCCCGTGCGAGCCAACAGCGGCGCTTGGGGAACCGTGGGAGCCGTCCTGTCGGGTAACCGCTTGGTGGTGCGGGGCAGTTTTCGGGAGCTATCCAGCCCCCTGCGCAACTACGTTACGGATCCCGTTAGCCCCCCGAACCCGAACATCACCTCCGCCTTTCACATTCACCGAGGCATGGCCACCGAAAATGGCCCTTTCCAATACGCCCTGCAAGTGATGACCGATGACAGTGGCTTACTGGGCAGCGCCATGGGTGACTACATGCTCACGGTGGAACAGTTGGATGCGTTGAGCAAGGGGATGCTCTATGTGGATTTGCACACCACTAAAAACCGTGGTGGCGAGCTGCGGGCCGTGTTGAAGCCGCTTTAGCTTCTCCCTTGGCTGAAGCACGGAGGCGCTCAGCTTTGGGGTTGACGGACTCCCCGCGATCAATCGACGGGGAGCCGGCCGCTGGCTAGAGTACATCGGGAAATTGCAGAAAGTTAGGGTCTGAAACTCCGCGCTTTTGGAGCGTGCTAGGCTGCAATTGGCCGCGAGGTTCGTGGCTTCAGTCTGTGGGTTTGCAATTCTCGAGCTGCCTGTGGCGGGGAGAATGCCAACAGCATTACGCAGACCGATGCTTCGCCCGTGGCCCCAGCCCTCAGAGGCCCAGGATTGCCGGTATCAAGACAGCCAGATCCACCGCCATTGCCTATGGATGCCCAATCCCCTGAGCTTGGCTCCGGCCCAGATTGGGCAGCGGAGGAAAAAAGCCAAGTTGTGGGCCCGCCCGAGCCGAGTGATGCGGTTCTGTGGCAGGCGCTGCGACGGGGGGAGCGGGCCGCCTTGGGGCAGCTCTACGATCGCCATGTGGGGGTGGTCTATGCGATCGCCCTGCGATTGTTGGGTAATGTGCAGGATGCGGAAGATTTAACTCAGGAAATCTTTTTGCAACTTGGGCGCAGTGCCTATGACCCCGATCGGGGATCCTTGCGCACATTTTTGGCAATTTTGACGCGATCGCGCGGCCTTGATCGGCTGCGGGC includes these proteins:
- a CDS encoding sigma-70 family RNA polymerase sigma factor, with amino-acid sequence MDAQSPELGSGPDWAAEEKSQVVGPPEPSDAVLWQALRRGERAALGQLYDRHVGVVYAIALRLLGNVQDAEDLTQEIFLQLGRSAYDPDRGSLRTFLAILTRSRGLDRLRAQRRARASLETWQTEQQQAIAQPPDLLAESLDRAETAAQVRAALAQLSENQRQVLQLAYSDGLSQSAIAERLGLPLGTVKAWARRGLLKLRQTLQPAVEDA
- a CDS encoding CHRD domain-containing protein — encoded protein: MRHNPLPRPVAQGAVSAVRWRLWVRSALLFVLSGLLTVVFHGFALAPVGGPGAAWAGDRPMLVEASQFGPMQPANLLDRAVYQNLQAAKATLLASGAKASELKTFVAKMSTAETVPVRANSGAWGTVGAVLSGNRLVVRGSFRELSSPLRNYVTDPVSPPNPNITSAFHIHRGMATENGPFQYALQVMTDDSGLLGSAMGDYMLTVEQLDALSKGMLYVDLHTTKNRGGELRAVLKPL